Genomic segment of Tiliqua scincoides isolate rTilSci1 chromosome 1, rTilSci1.hap2, whole genome shotgun sequence:
tacagtttgagaaacactgcagtactgGATTTCTAGGTTTTCTATTTAGCAGTAGCAACAATAACAATGATCAAGAGAACACTGATTGGAAATACATGATGTACAGTACAGTTTTGGCATGCTTACTCAGATGGAAATCTTTTATGTTTAataggtttactcccaagtatgaGTACATTacctaagattgcaatcctataacacttgcctgaagtaagctccattgaatgcaATAGGATTTTATTTTGGAGTTAACGTAactaggattgcaactttagtgcTGTTCTATGAACTCTAGTGCAAACGCAAGTAGAAGACTCCTTGCAGTGCAGAGCCACAATGCAATAAGTCAGGGTTGGCTACAGTATGAGAAACATGGTGAATAAAGAAGACACTGGCTGAAGCATAAAAACTAGAAGCCCTTAAAATGCTTTTGAAAAGAGTTTGTGCAAATGGAGGAACTCCATATACTGTATTTAGAATCAGTGTTCTCCTGTAACCTTTTCTCAGCTAACCAGGAAATCACCTTTGTATGATTAGAAGGGACTTTTCACAAGCACTTTTTGAATCCAAGCCAACACTTTTTTGTTAGTTTCTTATTTTtcatatcattttttaaaaaactcctactcctctctctttttcttagtTTTGGCGTATCTGGGTTATGAATTGGGTGGAAGTTTAGATAAGTTAGGGAGAGGATGGCTCATTGGAGAAATGTTCAAACTGCTCAACTGTCAACTTCCTATAAAAGTTAATACAATTTAAGTAATAAAACACATTCACAGCAACATTACATTACTGGCAATGTTTTTCTGCCTAAACATATCATGGGCATGAACAATCCTGCATACAGAGCTTTTCATGTCAATTCTGAGTATCCGAAAGGATGTCAGTGCATGAGTGGAGAGGAGAAGGCAGTGTGTAAAAAAGAGTGAGGGAAGGATGttcttatagatcaggggtgtccaaacttttaggcaggtgggccacataatctctctgacactgtatcgagggccgggaaaaaaagaattaatttacatttcaaatttgaatatatttacacaaatggatatattggagatggaacttatatgaatgaatgaaggtcttgcaatagctcaaggcctataaaaggacttgcacaaagcaaggccatcctttcttttcctgccactactgcatcacatatgtgaaactgcaggcagtggaaggagccctgatcccacagctcacatgagaggttgaacagttggctgtcacgctgagagcaattgcatcaggccagcgcgggctccagcaagtctccggagggccagaggctcattggagactgggagctccctgagggccagattgggaggcctcgagggccacaagtggccccagggccagggtttgggcacccctgctatagatgttTAACAATATTTCAAAAGTGGAGAAAAAATTAGCACATGGGAGACAGTCCATGAATCACTTATATCAAGGATCAGTGGGTGcaaggggtgtgggccacaccaggtgacgtgcatcgggggtgacaccaccaaaaaattttaatcttggtatttttgaatagtactattatgggcacaatcctaatcccttatgtccgtactttccagcactggcacagcagtgccaatgggacgtgtgctgcatcctgcagttgggtgtcactcacagagacctcctcaaagtaagggaatgtttgttccctgacttcagagctgcattgcccttaagtcagtgctggaaagcactggaaagctggaaagctggaaagcactgacataaggggttaggattacgccctatgttatatataatttgatgtgtaatttcatgcaaaatgtaatgaaacaaacaacattgaaatatctctattctataaagagttatagccaaaaaaaccagcagggactgGGCAATGGTACATAACCATGCCCACCTCTCACGGCATTGCCCTGCGCACAGCATGGGAGagggtctatcatgggggtgacgcaatggcCATGctcactgggtgtcgcaaaccctagtgacgccactgtcaagTGTGAATATTCTAATGAACACTGGACAAGACAGTCAATTCTTGTAAGAGGTCAGAAATTTGGCAAATGTAACAATGTTTTGTTTCGGAAAGATTAAACATGACATACATTAACCAATATAATACTGAGCTTTGATGATTAAAGTTTTCAGAAATGTGCTGTGTAGTATTCTACTTGTTTACTCTCTAATTTTGTGAAATGAACACAACAGTAAGTACACAGTCCTGGAAACAAAAATCCTAAATGAAGATTATGGACACAAGATACTAAATGTAGTCACTGCGGAGCTCTGACAATGCCTTTGGAATTGCTATCTCTGTGCAGCTGTGAGACACTGGGAAAAGGAACATCAGATAAAAGATCAAACGCTTTAACATGGTTAGCATTCTCAGACCTCTGTTGCAACCAGGCTGAAAACAGATGTTCCTCAGATTTGGCAGTGGTTCTGTAGAGTGCTATCAGCACTAGAGTTCATGATCCTATCTCAAAATCTTTACCAATAGGAAGAGAGACCAAGGCCAGGTGAACACAAAGTGACTGCTTCTTGAATGTGTTCAGACACAAGGCTTAAACCAGTGTCACTGATCCGAAATGAAAGTTTTGTCCAGAGCGCATTGTTCAGAACGTGGTTTAAATGTACTTTCTCTCTTCAGATGTTTGTCACATGCTGACAACATTCATACATGGCATAAGCAGAGCAAGGGAGGTACAGAGGTTTGTGTGTCtattatttctttccttttactTGTCACTTCTCATTCCTAAGTTGTGCATTCATTGCTTCAAATCCTTTTGACTCATTGTAAATTGAAAGGTTTTATTCTCTTTCCATCTTAATAAGTTAGTCTCGGTGTCTCCCACTTATTATTTTGACTCTACTGAGTGGATTGTTATTATGAAACCATTTCTGCCATTAAAATACAGCAAGATCTCATTCTACAAGAAGTAAAACAGACTTCTGTATGAGGCAGttatcttgaatttttttttggggggggggggtttatcaAGAAATAAAACAAGCATTTATCTTAAATTGGTGCTATACACCTTATAATGAGAGTTGCCCAGGGATGATCATGCATTCCTTCAACATTTCCCAGATGAAAACTGGGGCATTCCTGTTTATttgtgacacccctgttctgtcaCCAAGGATCACTGCCTGAGGCACACACTACCAGCACACATTCCTTAAGGCTCCTCTCTTTGCCGTAATTGAAACTGTTTAACACAGACAGTAtcagttttattttaaattaaggctacaatcctatacacatttacttagaagtaatccccattgaacacagtgagacaataatgagaagacatgcataggatcagagcCAGCCCCAGGAGCAGTGGGGCGCAATGCAGGATGCTCACACAAACCAGCATCCCTCCACACATGCTCCCCTACTCACCAGACAGCTGTGAGCatatcataaagcacatttgtggctagTCAAGAGCCGGCTAGAATGGAGGTCTGTGCTGGCCCTTGGAGGCCAAATCTGGACTCAGAAGGGTatgtttgtgccagccaaagcaggtgggtgggggaggtggtgggtAGGTGGAACGGAGGCaaggagggtcattttttagtgAGGGAGGGTGGACTGGAAGGTTGATtgatcctgggaggggggtgggattggccatGGCaccaggccaaatcctaacccccattcctggcccaATTAGGTTTCCACGTGCTTGTCAGATTTGCACCAGATCCAAATAGCTCCATAGGGGCAGCTGTGGCTCAATATGGGATAAGGGAGAGAATATGCCTCatcctgagttgccctccagctggcaccttacttgcactggatacaacacaggcaaCTTGGcttggctgttccagtgcaagttggaattgggctgttaggctgcagttctatgcacagttttctgggagtaaatcctattgaatttaATGTCATAGGAATGTGTTATTAACAATATATTTGGGAGCTGAAACTATGGAAACTCCAGTGCATGTGTGCGTATGAAGACAATTTTTAAAAGGGCATTCTCGCAGTATCTCCACCAAAGGCAAAAACAGGGAGGGTGTTTTGTCAGAGACAGATGCCCCAATACAGGAACTGCCCCTGGTAAATATGGGCAGGGGCATATGCTGGAACCATACAGTGATACGAATATACCGCTCTTTCATGCTCATAGTGTTTTCCAGTTTCTCATCAGCACCAGAGACTCCCTTTGTTGCTATGTTATATTACCCACGAAAAGCCATAACCAGAACCTGTCTGCACATCGagcatttttttggggggttcaATGGACATTGGATATCATGAAGCATGTATGCTTTGCCTTGGTTTTATGGGACTTGTTTGGCTGTATTTCCTGCCCATTACATATTTTTGATAGAGCGCGCACACATTAATTAGATGCAGAGGATGAAAAGCAATCAATGCCTGTGTCTGCGCATGAGATGTCATGCTGCTTGACATAAAGGAGCTTGTAACCAATCAAGAACTGTTTCTCTGTGACCAATCAAGAGCTGCCTTACATAGTAGTCTTAGGAAAAGGAAGCTCTCttttcctgcctgctgcttgcagaCTCTGAGGAGGGGTGTTACTGTGTTCAGGGCACATGCTGTATGCAAGAGTGGAGATCAACCCACAGAAGAAGGAATCCTAGGCACATAGgctttctcccttttcttttgcTTATTGGCTTGAAGGCTTCTTTGCTCATGTCATGCACTCGCTCACCCAGGAAATCAAATCCTTCTCCAGGACTAATCTGAGGAAACAATGCACCAGAGTAACAACTTTGAGTGGGAAGAGAATGATAGAAACGTGGAAGGATGCCCGAATGCAGGTGGTAGAAGTAGCTGATTGTGCTGATGGAGAAGCCTGTGGCTATGTGCAAGACTTAAGCTTGGATTTGCAAGTTGGTGTCATTAAGCCTTGGCTGCTGCTGGGTATGTAGGTGGAGACAAGGCACCGCTATTGTTAAGAAATTGATGTATGtggatgcatttttaaaaaaggctttatATACTGACACTCCTGGTTTTTATAATGCTTCAAGTGATGAAAAGTGTCTCTCATTTGCCCTTGGAGCTGTAATTTTATCCTGAAATATTAATACTGTTACATCTAATGATTACACTTTTATTTGGGCTACACTGTCCCACTTTCCTGTGAGCAAGCCACACTGACCACAGTGGAGCTTACATAGAGTAAAGATGTATAGATCTCTGCTAGTTCATTTAAAGAACAGTAGCCTATGTTTGGTTGTAAGCAAGGATGTCTTGTtctctttgttttgttgttttgttttcagacTATGGAATAACACGTCTTCTCTCCTCATAGGATCACAAGATGCAGCTCATGACATGGACACAATGAAAAAATATGGGGTGAGaagttaaataatttttttagtaAAACTTTGTGTTAAACAGAGATGAAACTTCTTCAAAGGCTTTAAAGTTTGGTCTTCTGAATGTTGCCTTTCAAAAAGATCTTGTTCAGGATTGGATGGGGTTGTGAGGTGCATTAGGGTTGCAATCTCCTCCCCCTGCGAGAGAGTAGATAACTGAAAAAGATCCTATGCGCACAACCCGGAATAAACTCCAGTCAAATCAACGGGACTCATTTTCATGTATGGTAGTGAATTCAGGATTGGGTTGGCTGTGTGTATCTGCGATGGACCACATGTTGGTTAAAGTGAGGTGCTCTTAAATGTTTCTTCATCTCCATTAGTTAAGTAAAATTTGTAGGATGCTACTTAATAGTGCTGTCCACTGAGGAATATTTAAATTCATCTCAGACATGCGCTTGGATTTGTGAGATATAAGTTCACCAGTTTTGACAAATCCCTCAGGTTTTGAATATGGTTTGCAACCATGCCAACATTTGAAAATTACTCATCCAACTTGCTTCTTTGACTATCTATTGTCTGTATTTTAGGTTACCCATGTTCTTAATGTCGCTTACGGAGTTGAAAATGCCTTCCCCCAAGACTTCATATACAAGGTCATTCCTATCCTTGACCTTCCTGAGACTGATATAGTATCCTACTTTCCTGAATGTTTTGAATTTATTGAGCAAGTCAAGTTAAAGGTAAATTGTTGCAGTGTGTGGTCTGTGGGTGTGGATTGTGTGGCTGTATTacagtcaagaaaaaaaaaaactaagcaaATGTGCATTTTTTACATTCTACTCTTGAGGCATTGGGGTCTTAAGATACTTTTATACTGTGAGAATTTAAAATAACTTCTGCTTGTGCTTGCAGTTTTAAATGCTGACCCAAATAATcgcaacataaaataaaacagaacGTCATCAAAAGTATGACTGGTTATTTTGATTAATCTAATACAAATGTTTAAATTTTTCTGTTCTTCTAACTAGCCGAGCTAATAAAGTCTGTTCAACTTCAGGGGAAATGGCTTTAATTTGGGGTCTTTGTTGTGAACATTGGCTGGTTGTTAatggaacaattttttttttaagtaaggcGATATCTTAAACCCTATTAAATGCTCTGAGCACACACAGATTTGCTAAAATATGAaaacacaggacccaatcctatccaattttccagtgcctgtgcagctgtgccagtggggcgtgcactgcatcttgtggtggggcagcagtcacagaggcctccttaaggaatgggaacatttgttcctttaaattggggctgcattgcgactgcaccagtgctggaaaattggataggattgggccctcagatgctACAATCAGCACAAGGTCAGGCATACTTGAACCCACTGATTGCAATTGTTTGAATTGTACCTATGCCTGAAATTAAAATTTGATATTCATATGTTTGTCTAGAATGTTGACCTATTATATGTTTTGAGAGGCAAAAGTACAATTAtgtattataattatttattgatAAATATGTAGGGCTTCTGCAAGTGGCCAGTATCTTGTGCAAGGAAATCCTAGCTTCatctgggagggatgggagggagggaaccaggattcaggtcttttgttgtcttgtgttctccttgAGTCATcttgtgagccactgtgagatataggaagctggactaggtggccatatggcctgatccagcggggctcttcttatgttcttatctgtttcAAATAACCCGTTCACTTGATGCTGCAAGATGACATTATCTTGACTTGTCAAATCTGATTAGAGATTATTCCATGAGATCTAGCATTTTCATTATTTACATAGTTTGAAATAAAGAAAGATAATATTGCTCCATCAAGCTTTGTGTTATTTTAGAAGGAAAGGACACAGCATATTGTTTACAAGTTACCTGAAACGCGTATTCATTGAATGCCCTCTCTGAGGTTTCTCATTACGGTTTCCACTTCATTTCTAAATTAGACTTGCCATTCTCAGTAGCTTAGTGTCCCTGTTTTGCTTTAGAAGTTTAATTTTTCAGTTTGTCTTTATGCTCACAAGTGCTTCTATAAGGTGCTTCAGTACTCATGCTTCATAATGCAAGATGCTTTTCTTTGGCAGCCAGAATAATGAGATAATTTATTTACCTTTCATGAAATCACCTCCCCAGACAAAGCAGTGCAAATTAATAAAGCATGAGATTATGAATTAACTCAGTGAAGCAAATGAACCTATAATTGGCGGCAGCTCTTTTTTTGTATGTATATTTTTTGACACTGCTAGTCACCATGCAATAGGCTTCAGAAAAGCCTAGATCTGAGGTTTGTTTCACAAATAAAGGACTgaaatttaatttttcttcttttgtgtagagcaggggtctccaaactttttgaccagagggccacatcaaatatctggcacagtgttgggggccggaaaaaaaatttaaatataaatttatataaataaattagagatgacgCTTAGATGagtgattaaatgaatgaatgggctaattcattcaacctctctggcccttagaacaccctccagatgcaaccagagcatagttccagtcatgttcagccaagtgggccagaggctttcagaggacaagaggccggccacgggctggatagaggctcgctgcgggcagcatctggcccccgcgctggggtttggagacccctggtgtagagtgaTACTTTGCAATTGGCTGTAAAGCTTTTGAGAAAATGAGACTGCAGAGCAGTTTGGtaaaaaatgaaatgcagtaTCAGACTAATTTGTGACTGTTACGTAAATGTTTCTACCAAATATGGATTTAATAGCTTGACATGCAATTATTGACTGGGATCCACAGAGCCATATGTGTGCACAGAAACATCCTTTCATGAACAACTGTgtgattatttattattaagccCTTCACTGCTTGGGCCCGGGGTATTttagggaccacctccttccttacaatcctgcccatgctcttagatcatctgggggggcccttttgactgtgccgccaccaagagatgtgagaggggcggtggccaggaagagggccttctcggtggtggcccccgaactttggaataccctccccttagaattgagaactgctccctctttgctaatatttcggcgtggacttaagacctttttatttcaaaaagcttttaactgttgacaggctggctggctttcttttctccttttatattggaatccatggggtttgttttagattttttaattatttgaaaactgttttaattattgtttttaattgttaattttgtattttttaattgttgttggccgccttgtgtgcccatggggcaaaaaggcgggatataaatcaataaaataataataataataataatctctgaTTTCCCTCCCTGAAGCTGCATTGCATGCAGCTCCAAAGAGTATCTTGATTcttagaaacatttttttcaggGAATGAAGAGGGTTGCAGTAGGGACCAAGAGTTCTTGCACACATGGAGAATACCATGTGTGGGCCTTTGGATCCCAGCAGTTGTCTTGAAATAAGGGTGTGTGGGTGgatttattttgccatgtaaactactttgtggaCTACACTTTGTTCAAAAGTGGcacataaatattaataataaatcacCATTCTTGAGAAATAGAACTGAGAAacaaattcagagcccaatcctgagctcaatgcCGGTGCTATACTAGTACCAGAGGGAAGTCAGTGCTCTGCCACTCGGTGATTGCCCGGACTGCCGGGCAGTAGAGATGTGAGTGTGGgcatggggggagaagggaaggaggcattctggggtggggggaggtgggggaaggtggtgagagagtgggaaggaggtgtggcagggggagcCAGGCTGGAGGgggctgagctccactggatccaaagccctgtgtcaggcctaaTGGCCCAACACTGAAACTACCACAGAATCGAggaagggctgccacagaatccagtagccccattgtgggactactttccTTACCAGGGAAGgagatgaacgtccccttctcccgaggagcttccTATGGCTGCCCAGTGCTCttaggataccatggcagccattttggtgccctgGCAGTCCTGGTTTTCTGGACaccttaagattgggctgtcagttatctacggatcggggggggggggcgcccatTAACATTGTTGAAATACTTACCAGAGCAAAAATATTCTTGCTTGAACAGGTCGCTATGAGCTGccacagcctgaatgcttgaaaaaaccaGATtgacgctaacaggaagcaggaagttaactacTTCCCGTTGGCATCAATCTAGTTTCTTCAAGCATTCAGACTGCTGGAAGCCTGCCTGAGCGCCGCTATAAGCT
This window contains:
- the DUSP19 gene encoding dual specificity protein phosphatase 19 — translated: MHSLTQEIKSFSRTNLRKQCTRVTTLSGKRMIETWKDARMQVVEVADCADGEACGYVQDLSLDLQVGVIKPWLLLGSQDAAHDMDTMKKYGVTHVLNVAYGVENAFPQDFIYKVIPILDLPETDIVSYFPECFEFIEQVKLKDGVVLVHCNAGVSRAAAIIIGFLMHSEGLSFPRALSLVKNARPAICPNPGFMEQLHKYHQCKNKNNGNLNDPE